A genome region from Blautia coccoides includes the following:
- a CDS encoding efflux RND transporter periplasmic adaptor subunit — translation MKARNKKIIIAVICVGVAALAGTGIWYGVKKMDQTKVDVYPVADLKQQIWGMSTSIDGTISSSVTQEVHLMDKQIVDQVYVQEGQEVVEGTPLLSYDMTLVNIDLEMEKINKEQLLVKKKGLEKELEKLKNANIIPDSQKSEAGGEGSGGNIVGAGSKAGILPLGLKETNTGTGGRWEASFSKMATSQNAGRTADSGEQGNSGNLDDPGNTDNPDNPGTPDDPENPGTPENPEEPENPGTPENPEEPENPGTPENPEEPENPGTPDNPDNPDNPGDLQKPSKPVPSMVYDKLYGDITLETIPGQKIENAIPYKGTGTKEDPYYYLCKKDVKIQGAFLNQIAGYGTSNTKEKEPVYCILEVRDKDDKDGFLIAALCLDGSKITQLAAPEKWYLTHLGTYTEEEPQIPDEENPDGDDGEEFPDDWDFMEEIPQDDIIDGYTQDELNKAITEKKKEIKTAELDIRGSSLKIQNVEKKLENQTVESILNGVVKKVGDPGKGEVDGEAFLVVESSEGSYVKGLADEYQLQQLQPGSVLTGFSYESGLPIEAEVKEISNFPSSNNMYGYGREVSYYPFTAYIKNSDGLKNMEGVSLDLPSETENPAGLYISKEYVRNKDGKDFVYVEGKDHRLERRNVQVGKNFYGSMLEIKNGLTEEDHIAFPYGKKVKEGVKVRRAAIEDLYSMY, via the coding sequence ATGAAGGCGAGAAATAAAAAAATAATTATTGCCGTCATCTGTGTAGGCGTGGCAGCGCTGGCAGGCACAGGAATCTGGTATGGCGTAAAAAAGATGGATCAGACCAAAGTGGACGTCTATCCCGTGGCTGATCTAAAGCAGCAGATATGGGGAATGAGTACCAGCATTGACGGGACCATATCCTCCAGTGTGACACAGGAGGTCCATCTGATGGACAAACAGATCGTGGATCAGGTCTATGTTCAGGAAGGGCAGGAAGTGGTTGAAGGAACCCCTCTTCTCTCATATGATATGACTTTGGTCAACATTGATCTGGAAATGGAAAAGATAAACAAAGAACAGCTTCTGGTCAAGAAAAAGGGGCTGGAAAAAGAATTGGAGAAACTGAAAAATGCCAACATAATCCCTGACAGCCAGAAGTCAGAGGCAGGCGGTGAGGGCTCCGGCGGTAATATAGTTGGAGCCGGCAGCAAAGCGGGAATACTTCCTCTTGGTTTAAAAGAGACAAATACAGGAACAGGCGGACGATGGGAAGCGTCGTTTAGCAAAATGGCGACTTCTCAAAATGCGGGAAGAACAGCGGATTCCGGTGAACAGGGAAATTCGGGCAATTTGGATGATCCGGGAAATACAGATAATCCAGATAATCCGGGCACCCCAGATGATCCGGAAAATCCTGGAACCCCAGAAAATCCGGAAGAACCGGAAAATCCTGGAACCCCAGAAAATCCGGAAGAACCGGAAAATCCGGGAACCCCAGAAAATCCAGAAGAACCGGAAAATCCTGGAACCCCAGATAATCCAGATAATCCAGACAACCCGGGTGACCTCCAGAAACCGAGCAAACCAGTGCCATCTATGGTATACGATAAACTTTACGGAGACATTACTCTTGAAACAATACCCGGCCAGAAAATAGAAAATGCCATTCCCTATAAAGGAACAGGTACAAAGGAAGACCCGTATTACTATCTTTGTAAAAAAGACGTAAAGATACAGGGAGCCTTTTTGAATCAGATAGCAGGTTACGGAACTTCTAATACCAAAGAAAAAGAGCCGGTATATTGTATCCTGGAAGTCAGAGACAAGGATGACAAGGATGGATTTCTCATAGCAGCGCTTTGTCTTGACGGAAGTAAGATAACCCAGTTGGCAGCACCGGAGAAATGGTATCTGACTCACCTGGGAACTTATACAGAGGAAGAGCCTCAAATTCCAGACGAGGAAAATCCGGATGGTGATGACGGGGAAGAGTTCCCTGATGACTGGGATTTCATGGAGGAGATCCCTCAGGATGATATCATAGATGGCTACACACAAGATGAACTGAACAAAGCAATCACTGAAAAGAAGAAAGAGATAAAGACTGCAGAACTGGATATTCGGGGCAGCAGCCTGAAAATACAGAATGTAGAGAAAAAGCTGGAAAATCAGACAGTAGAATCTATTCTGAATGGTGTTGTTAAAAAAGTGGGGGATCCCGGAAAAGGTGAAGTGGACGGGGAGGCATTTCTGGTTGTGGAGAGTTCTGAAGGCAGTTATGTGAAAGGTCTGGCAGATGAGTATCAGCTTCAGCAGCTCCAGCCAGGCTCAGTTCTGACCGGATTCTCATATGAATCAGGGCTTCCCATCGAGGCGGAAGTGAAAGAAATATCTAATTTTCCGTCCTCCAATAACATGTATGGCTACGGCCGTGAGGTGTCCTATTATCCCTTCACTGCGTATATTAAAAACAGTGACGGACTTAAAAATATGGAGGGCGTCAGCCTGGATCTTCCCTCAGAGACAGAGAATCCCGCAGGTCTTTATATCAGCAAGGAATATGTGAGGAATAAAGACGGCAAAGACTTTGTCTATGTGGAGGGCAAGGACCATAGGCTGGAAAGACGAAACGTTCAGGTGGGAAAAAATTTCTACGGCAGTATGCTGGAGATTAAAAATGGCCTTACGGAGGAGGACCATATCGCTTTTCCATATGGCAAGAAGGTAAAAGAAGGTGTCAAGGTTAGACGTGCAGCTATAGAAGACCTTTACAGCATGTACTAG
- the argS gene encoding arginine--tRNA ligase, which produces MKKIIECMEAVIKDAFTASGYDEKFARVNVSNRPDLCEYQCNGAMAAAKTYKKAPIMIANDVVEKIKESEMFSQAEAVNPGFINLKLNPVFLASYLNDMQADENLSIEKAKSPKTIIIDYGGPNVAKPLHVGHLRSAIIGESLKRMGRFLGHRVIGDVHLGDWGLQMGLIITELKKRSPELVYFDESYEGEYPAEAPFTVSELEEIYPTASGRSKEDENYKNEALEATLELQQGRRGYRALWKHIMEVSVADLKKNYEKLHVDFDLWKGEADADPYIPDMVAYLKDNGYAYLDQGALVVDVKEESDAKEIPPCMILKSDGASLYNTTDLATIVQRMEDYHPDEMIYVVDKRQELHFIQVFRCAKKAKLTDEKTELAFVGFGTMNGKDGKPFKTREGGVMRLERLISEINEEMYKKIVENRSVKGDDAKKTAEMVGLSAIKYGDLSNQASKDYVFDVERFTSFEGNTGPYILYTIVRIKSILERYREEGRNPEEGTMLQPANASEKALMLELSRFNSVIAPAFEEKAPHKICSYIYDLANAFNSFYHETKILSEENEAQKTSWIRLLVLARDVLETCIDLLGFEAPERM; this is translated from the coding sequence ATGAAGAAAATCATCGAATGCATGGAAGCAGTCATCAAAGACGCATTCACAGCTTCCGGATATGACGAAAAATTTGCCCGTGTGAATGTATCCAACCGTCCGGATCTATGCGAGTATCAGTGCAACGGAGCCATGGCAGCAGCCAAGACATATAAGAAAGCACCTATCATGATTGCAAACGATGTGGTTGAGAAAATAAAAGAGAGTGAAATGTTCAGCCAGGCAGAGGCCGTGAATCCGGGATTTATCAATCTGAAGCTGAACCCTGTGTTTCTGGCATCTTATCTGAACGATATGCAGGCGGACGAGAACCTTTCCATTGAAAAAGCAAAGTCTCCCAAGACTATTATTATTGATTATGGCGGACCGAATGTGGCAAAACCGCTGCATGTGGGACATCTACGTTCAGCAATCATTGGTGAGAGCTTAAAACGGATGGGCCGTTTCCTGGGACACAGAGTAATTGGTGATGTGCATCTGGGTGACTGGGGCCTGCAGATGGGTCTGATCATCACAGAGTTAAAAAAACGTTCTCCGGAGCTTGTGTATTTTGATGAGTCTTATGAAGGGGAATATCCGGCAGAGGCACCGTTTACTGTCAGCGAGCTGGAGGAAATTTATCCCACAGCCAGCGGTAGATCAAAAGAAGATGAGAATTATAAAAATGAGGCTCTGGAGGCTACATTAGAACTTCAGCAGGGCAGAAGGGGATACCGCGCTCTCTGGAAACATATTATGGAAGTGTCTGTTGCTGACCTGAAAAAGAATTATGAGAAACTGCATGTGGACTTTGACCTTTGGAAAGGGGAAGCGGATGCAGACCCGTATATACCGGATATGGTGGCATATCTGAAAGACAATGGATATGCATATCTGGATCAGGGAGCACTTGTGGTAGATGTAAAAGAGGAGTCCGATGCAAAGGAGATACCGCCCTGTATGATCCTCAAATCAGACGGCGCATCTCTTTATAACACTACGGATCTGGCTACCATTGTCCAGCGTATGGAGGATTATCACCCGGATGAGATGATCTATGTGGTGGACAAGCGTCAGGAACTGCATTTTATCCAGGTATTCCGCTGTGCGAAGAAGGCAAAACTGACAGATGAGAAGACAGAACTTGCGTTTGTGGGATTCGGAACCATGAACGGCAAGGACGGCAAGCCTTTCAAGACAAGAGAAGGCGGAGTCATGCGTCTGGAACGCCTCATAAGTGAAATCAATGAGGAAATGTATAAGAAAATCGTTGAGAACCGCAGTGTAAAAGGTGATGACGCGAAAAAGACAGCCGAGATGGTAGGGCTTTCCGCAATCAAATATGGAGATCTGTCGAATCAGGCTTCCAAGGATTATGTGTTTGACGTAGAACGTTTTACATCCTTTGAGGGCAATACGGGACCATATATCCTGTATACCATCGTGCGTATCAAATCCATCCTGGAGCGCTACCGGGAGGAGGGCAGGAACCCAGAAGAAGGTACAATGCTTCAGCCGGCAAATGCCAGCGAGAAGGCATTGATGCTGGAGCTTTCCAGATTCAATTCCGTGATCGCGCCTGCTTTTGAGGAGAAAGCGCCCCATAAGATATGCTCCTATATCTATGACCTGGCAAATGCTTTCAACAGCTTTTATCATGAAACAAAGATTCTCAGTGAGGAGAATGAGGCACAGAAAACTTCATGGATCCGCCTGCTGGTTCTGGCAAGAGATGTACTGGAGACATGCATTGATCTGCTGGGATTTGAAGCACCTGAGAGAATGTAA
- a CDS encoding efflux RND transporter periplasmic adaptor subunit gives MNKKNKILIGAGVVLLAGVIGTGIYMQRGKGEDKSTELAYVTSVSSMDPSSQVQRMAGVVEPQKTWEIQKNAEREVKEILVEVGSEVEVGTALFIYDTESLEADLQQAQLDLERADTDMENLRSQIAQLEKEKKSASEDDQFSYTTQIQTAQMDLKKSEYERKGKEVEISQIHEKIANSTVTSELQGVVKSINEGNETDAYSGNPQAFMTILATGVYRVKGKVNEQNIGAVQEGTKAVIRSRVDESKTWSGTFTAVDTENREGNNNNMMYGGSSDSGEMMSSSYPFYINLDSSDGLMLGQHVYIENDTGMEKREGIWLDEGFIMDLDEQPCIWVENKDGKLEKRQVTLGEHDENLFQYQIKSGLKVNDYIAFPQEFLKEGMKTTHEEIPMNDQTTMPAEGEIPEGSEALPQAGDGADVLPAEGEAGGADFEGSAPEGEAGAPEGEAGAAGTDGETAPGPEGEAQ, from the coding sequence ATGAATAAAAAAAATAAAATTCTCATCGGAGCAGGCGTTGTTCTGCTGGCAGGTGTGATCGGTACGGGGATTTACATGCAGCGGGGAAAGGGAGAGGACAAAAGTACAGAACTGGCTTATGTGACCAGTGTCTCTTCTATGGACCCGTCTTCTCAGGTTCAGCGGATGGCTGGCGTGGTGGAACCGCAGAAGACATGGGAGATCCAAAAGAATGCGGAAAGAGAAGTAAAAGAGATCCTTGTGGAAGTGGGCAGCGAGGTTGAGGTGGGAACAGCCCTTTTTATCTATGACACAGAGAGTCTGGAAGCAGATCTGCAGCAGGCACAGTTGGATCTGGAACGGGCGGATACGGACATGGAAAACCTGCGCAGTCAGATCGCACAATTGGAAAAAGAAAAGAAATCCGCTTCTGAGGATGACCAGTTTTCCTATACAACCCAAATCCAGACAGCACAGATGGATTTGAAAAAAAGTGAATACGAGCGTAAAGGCAAAGAGGTTGAAATATCACAGATACATGAAAAAATAGCCAATTCCACTGTCACCAGTGAACTGCAGGGTGTTGTGAAAAGCATTAATGAAGGCAATGAGACAGATGCTTACAGCGGCAATCCACAGGCATTTATGACAATCCTGGCAACAGGTGTATACAGGGTGAAGGGGAAAGTAAACGAACAGAATATAGGAGCTGTTCAGGAAGGTACAAAGGCAGTTATCCGTTCCAGAGTTGATGAGAGCAAGACGTGGAGCGGAACCTTTACAGCTGTTGATACGGAAAACAGAGAGGGAAACAACAATAACATGATGTACGGAGGCAGCAGTGACAGCGGTGAGATGATGTCCTCCTCCTATCCCTTTTATATAAACCTGGACTCCTCTGACGGTCTTATGTTAGGTCAGCACGTATATATAGAAAATGATACGGGAATGGAGAAAAGAGAAGGCATATGGCTGGATGAAGGATTTATCATGGATTTGGACGAGCAGCCTTGTATCTGGGTGGAAAATAAAGACGGAAAGCTTGAAAAACGCCAGGTAACTCTTGGTGAACACGACGAGAATCTGTTCCAGTATCAGATCAAAAGCGGCCTGAAGGTAAATGACTATATTGCGTTTCCTCAGGAATTCTTAAAAGAAGGAATGAAGACAACACACGAAGAAATTCCAATGAACGATCAGACAACAATGCCTGCAGAGGGAGAGATACCTGAGGGTTCTGAAGCCCTTCCACAGGCAGGAGACGGGGCAGATGTACTTCCCGCAGAAGGGGAAGCGGGAGGTGCTGACTTTGAAGGAAGTGCCCCGGAAGGAGAAGCCGGTGCTCCGGAAGGTGAGGCCGGTGCAGCAGGTACGGATGGGGAGACAGCACCCGGTCCGGAAGGTGAGGCGCAGTAG
- a CDS encoding DegV family protein, which yields MEKKKIAVVTDSNSGITQQYAGELGITVLPMPFYINEQLFLEGITLSQEDFYERLAQDADISTSQPSPADVLETWERLLTDHDEIVHIPMSSGLSNSCQTAFVLAREYKGRVQVVDNQRISVTQRQSVLDALALAEAGKNAVEIKEILEAEKGESSIYITLETLKYLKKGGRITPAAAALGTVLNLKPVLQIQGEKLDAFSKARGKKQAKRVMVKAMEEDLKSRFKDHKKKGLMCLEAAYTGNEEEALEWKAELEKHFGMEVHMDPLSLSVACHIGQGALAVAVSKKVEVE from the coding sequence ATGGAAAAAAAGAAGATTGCAGTTGTGACGGACAGTAACAGCGGCATTACCCAGCAGTACGCCGGGGAGCTGGGAATTACAGTTCTTCCGATGCCTTTTTATATTAATGAACAGCTTTTCCTGGAGGGGATCACTCTCAGCCAGGAGGATTTTTATGAGCGGCTGGCTCAGGACGCGGATATTTCCACATCCCAGCCGTCTCCCGCTGATGTTCTGGAGACCTGGGAGCGGCTGCTCACGGACCATGATGAGATTGTACACATCCCCATGTCCAGCGGTCTCAGCAATTCCTGCCAGACAGCATTTGTGCTGGCCAGAGAATATAAGGGACGTGTACAGGTGGTGGATAACCAAAGGATTTCTGTTACCCAGAGACAATCCGTGCTGGACGCGCTTGCGCTTGCAGAGGCTGGGAAAAATGCAGTTGAGATCAAGGAAATTCTGGAAGCCGAAAAAGGAGAGTCCAGTATCTATATCACTCTGGAGACACTGAAGTATTTAAAAAAAGGCGGCAGGATCACACCTGCGGCTGCTGCACTGGGCACTGTGCTGAATTTAAAGCCGGTCCTGCAGATCCAGGGGGAGAAGCTGGATGCTTTTTCAAAAGCCAGGGGTAAAAAGCAGGCAAAGCGTGTGATGGTCAAAGCCATGGAGGAAGATCTGAAGAGCCGGTTTAAGGACCATAAGAAAAAAGGCCTCATGTGTCTGGAGGCGGCCTATACCGGCAATGAAGAGGAAGCTCTCGAATGGAAAGCGGAGCTTGAAAAGCATTTCGGCATGGAAGTGCATATGGACCCTCTGTCCCTGAGTGTTGCCTGTCACATTGGACAGGGTGCTCTGGCCGTGGCAGTTTCTAAAAAAGTAGAAGTGGAGTAG
- a CDS encoding ADP-ribosylglycohydrolase family protein, whose translation MKEKINQVKGAFIGIAYGDAFGMPAEMWSPEMIQKKMGYINSFLPGHPDNKISAGFAKAEVTDDTINSILVAEMLSENGGRADAQIFIKKLRYWIKHSEKSITVVGPSTAKALELIEAGVPIEKAGSTGTTNGAAMKIIPIGLLAGSSQEKEINSDNLLCEVIELCRPTHYTSCAISAACAIAAGAAAAVHGERDLLKIYEYMIVMAERGSKYGESSCSPSVACRMRLARYFAEQDTRKALKNIYDYVGTGISSAESIPAAAALFYMSKGDPIVCAEYAANIGGDTDTIAAMACGICGAYKGADSFRKDDIELLETTNEISFEELTGKLLGNNL comes from the coding sequence ATGAAAGAAAAAATTAATCAGGTAAAAGGTGCTTTCATTGGAATTGCTTATGGGGATGCTTTCGGAATGCCGGCAGAAATGTGGAGCCCGGAAATGATACAGAAGAAAATGGGATATATCAACTCTTTTTTGCCCGGTCATCCTGATAATAAAATATCCGCCGGATTTGCAAAAGCTGAAGTGACAGATGATACGATAAACAGTATTCTGGTTGCAGAGATGCTCAGTGAAAACGGGGGACGGGCAGACGCACAGATATTTATAAAAAAATTGAGGTACTGGATAAAACATTCAGAGAAAAGTATAACAGTTGTAGGTCCAAGTACCGCTAAGGCACTGGAATTGATCGAGGCCGGTGTGCCAATTGAAAAAGCCGGAAGTACAGGAACTACCAATGGGGCGGCTATGAAAATTATTCCGATAGGACTGCTTGCCGGAAGCAGTCAAGAAAAAGAAATAAATTCTGACAATCTGCTTTGTGAGGTTATCGAATTATGCAGACCAACCCATTATACCTCTTGCGCCATAAGTGCAGCATGTGCAATCGCGGCAGGTGCAGCAGCGGCTGTTCATGGGGAGAGAGATTTACTGAAGATTTATGAATATATGATAGTTATGGCAGAAAGAGGAAGCAAGTACGGAGAATCCAGTTGTTCGCCGTCTGTAGCCTGCCGTATGAGGCTGGCCAGATATTTTGCAGAACAAGATACCAGGAAAGCACTTAAAAATATTTATGATTATGTTGGGACAGGGATTTCATCTGCGGAAAGTATACCGGCAGCGGCAGCTTTATTTTATATGTCAAAGGGAGATCCTATAGTATGCGCTGAATACGCGGCAAATATAGGCGGTGATACGGATACGATTGCTGCAATGGCGTGTGGCATATGCGGTGCTTATAAAGGGGCGGACAGCTTTAGAAAAGATGATATTGAACTTTTAGAAACAACAAATGAAATTTCTTTTGAGGAATTAACAGGAAAACTGTTGGGAAATAATCTTTGA
- a CDS encoding lactate utilization protein — MSFQTESYANTAKTIITNLEKRNMKGYYCKNAREARELICQLIPHSSTVTWGGSETLVETGVMDVLKQEDYILLDRKNAKTPEEARALYGKIVTADYFLTGTNAITLDGELINVDGMGNRVACLITGPQHVIVVAGMNKVSVSEEDGIRRVRNIAAPPNSIRVGANTPCSKTGVCGDCQSPDCICCQTVITRRSRVKDRITVILIGESYGF; from the coding sequence ATGTCATTTCAAACAGAATCATATGCCAACACAGCAAAAACTATCATAACAAATCTGGAAAAAAGGAATATGAAAGGGTATTACTGTAAAAATGCCCGGGAAGCCAGAGAACTCATCTGTCAGCTTATTCCCCACAGCTCTACCGTAACCTGGGGCGGTTCAGAAACACTGGTGGAGACAGGTGTGATGGATGTTTTGAAACAGGAAGACTACATACTGCTTGACCGAAAGAACGCCAAAACACCTGAAGAGGCCAGGGCGCTCTATGGAAAGATCGTGACCGCGGATTATTTTCTCACCGGCACCAATGCCATCACTCTGGACGGCGAACTGATCAATGTGGACGGTATGGGAAACCGCGTAGCCTGTCTGATCACAGGTCCCCAGCATGTGATCGTAGTTGCGGGAATGAATAAAGTGTCCGTCTCAGAAGAGGACGGGATCCGACGAGTCCGCAATATAGCAGCACCGCCCAACAGTATCCGTGTAGGGGCAAACACACCGTGTTCTAAGACAGGTGTCTGTGGGGACTGCCAAAGCCCTGACTGTATCTGCTGTCAAACGGTTATCACAAGACGTTCCCGTGTAAAGGACAGGATCACAGTCATTCTCATTGGCGAATCTTACGGTTTCTGA
- a CDS encoding sporulation initiation factor Spo0A C-terminal domain-containing protein: protein MNVESLVHRLGICSIYRGYSFLIYAVELAVRNEEYLLYITKELYPDVAKHFHSTSTRIERSLRTVITTCWNEGNRTLLDRIAGYELQRKPTTGEFISMLAYYVRNHKDEE, encoded by the coding sequence ATGAACGTGGAAAGTCTTGTTCACCGTCTTGGTATCTGCTCCATATATCGGGGCTATTCTTTCCTTATTTATGCAGTTGAACTGGCAGTTAGAAATGAAGAATATCTGCTGTACATAACCAAAGAATTATATCCGGATGTCGCGAAACATTTCCATTCCACCAGCACAAGGATCGAACGGTCACTTCGTACGGTTATCACCACATGCTGGAATGAAGGCAACCGAACGCTGCTGGACCGCATTGCCGGATATGAACTGCAGCGCAAGCCTACCACCGGAGAATTTATTTCCATGCTCGCTTATTATGTGAGAAATCATAAAGATGAGGAATAA
- a CDS encoding ABC transporter permease, with protein MVENIRLSFQGLWAHKMRSFLTMLGIIIGIASLISIVSTIKGTSEQIKKNLIGEGDNVVDITLNEGSNIYQMEYQGIPQGVPVITEEQKQQILALDHVENASLYRLRQYADSIYYQNQSMDGGKVLGVDKDYLDTCGYQIVRGRGFSQKDFSNFRKVILLDETASNNFFEKGREIGKTIEIKGEPFTVVGIIKKSDEYEPVINSIEDYYTYYSNDSGMILMPDTAWPIVYQYDEPQQAVIRAASPEAMSKAGKKTAEILNTSITSSSDSIKYKAEDIMEKAKGLQQISENTNRQLIWIASISLLVGGIGVMNIMLVSVTERTGEIGLKKAIGANKRRILGQFLTEAAVLTSVGGVLGVAAGFILSKVISRISQTPMVISIPAAAAAVVFSMIIGLVFGLLPSIKAANLSPIEALRRM; from the coding sequence ATGGTAGAAAATATTAGATTGTCCTTCCAGGGACTCTGGGCTCACAAGATGCGCTCTTTTCTCACTATGCTGGGCATAATCATTGGGATTGCATCTCTGATTTCCATTGTGTCCACGATCAAGGGAACCAGTGAGCAGATTAAAAAGAACCTGATTGGTGAAGGTGATAATGTTGTGGATATCACCCTGAATGAGGGCAGCAACATTTATCAGATGGAATATCAGGGGATACCCCAGGGAGTGCCGGTTATCACAGAAGAGCAGAAACAGCAGATCCTGGCTCTGGATCATGTAGAAAATGCGTCACTCTACAGACTGCGCCAGTATGCGGACAGTATTTATTATCAAAATCAAAGCATGGACGGCGGCAAGGTACTTGGAGTGGACAAGGATTATTTAGACACCTGCGGATATCAGATCGTCCGTGGGCGGGGATTTTCCCAAAAAGATTTTTCCAATTTCCGCAAAGTGATTCTGCTGGATGAGACCGCTTCCAACAATTTTTTTGAAAAAGGAAGGGAAATCGGCAAAACCATAGAGATAAAAGGGGAACCTTTTACCGTTGTGGGGATCATAAAAAAATCAGATGAATATGAGCCGGTCATTAACAGTATAGAAGACTATTATACGTACTACAGCAATGACAGCGGGATGATCCTGATGCCGGATACAGCGTGGCCCATTGTGTATCAATACGATGAACCACAGCAGGCAGTCATCCGGGCAGCCAGTCCGGAGGCCATGAGCAAAGCAGGCAAGAAGACCGCAGAAATCCTGAATACATCCATAACATCTTCATCAGACTCTATCAAATATAAGGCAGAGGATATTATGGAGAAGGCAAAGGGGCTTCAGCAGATCAGTGAGAATACCAACCGGCAGCTTATCTGGATCGCCAGTATTTCCCTTTTAGTGGGCGGTATTGGTGTTATGAATATTATGTTGGTGTCTGTAACGGAACGTACCGGTGAAATCGGCCTGAAAAAAGCCATCGGTGCCAATAAGCGCAGAATCTTGGGTCAGTTCTTGACCGAAGCAGCAGTGCTTACCAGCGTAGGCGGCGTTTTAGGTGTGGCAGCAGGTTTTATCCTGTCAAAAGTGATATCCAGAATATCCCAGACACCTATGGTCATCAGCATCCCGGCAGCAGCAGCAGCAGTGGTGTTTTCCATGATCATCGGTCTGGTATTTGGTTTACTGCCATCTATAAAAGCGGCAAATCTAAGTCCGATAGAAGCACTGAGAAGAATGTAA